The proteins below come from a single Eucalyptus grandis isolate ANBG69807.140 chromosome 3, ASM1654582v1, whole genome shotgun sequence genomic window:
- the LOC104439423 gene encoding aspartyl protease family protein At5g10770 produces MASSLLSEFVRILLCAFVLSVRSSFEKKVLVYGAQITFPVCSLSPSINCAASTTNVNSALNLVHKHGPGSQLFDGGPINHTKVLLEDMARVKWIQSKISNSISGTSDLKESNVSLPASYGSGGSSYVVTVGLGTPTKNLTLLFDTGSALTWTQCEPCIGSCYNQTEPIFNPSRSSSYANISCSAPSCIQLPSGTDQLTGCSGSTCVYGASYGDASFTDGFFATETLTLTPTDVITNFEFGCGENNQGTFDGFAGLLGLARDPVSIIEQSATQYGRYFSYCLPRSTSCTGYLTFGRGTVTSASLNFTPMVTIAQNPLFYGINITGISVGGNPLSIPSTVFSNAGAIIDSGTTLTSLPPTAYTALQSAFQKAMANYTSAPPIYPFDTCYDFSMFSTITVPVITFSFDGPINVDLDWSGMFYWVNASEVCLAFVANNADTDGVIYGNTQQRTFEVIYDVPGGQIGFGAQGCS; encoded by the exons ATGGCTTCTTCTCTTTTGTCGGAGTTTGTGAGGATTTTGCTGTGTGCTTTTGTGTTGAGCGTTCGTAGCTCTTTTGAGAAGAAGGTTCTTGTCTACGGAGCTCAGATTACCTTCCCTGTctgctctctttctccttctatCAATTGCGCAGCTTCAACTACcaatg TGAACTCAGCCCTTAATCTAGTTCACAAGCATGGACCGGGCTCTCAGCTATTCGATGGTGGCCCCATCAACCACACGAAGGTTCTTCTCGAAGACATGGCAAGGGTGAAATGGATCCAATCCAAGATCTCCAACAGCATCAGTGGCACCAGTGATTTGAAGGAATCCAACGTTAGCCTCCCAGCGAGTTATGGCTCCGGCGGCAGCAGCTACGTGGTGACCGTAGGCCTTGGCACGCCAACGAAGAACCTTACCCTCCTGTTCGATACAGGAAGTGCGCTTACTTGGACCCAATGTGAGCCTTGCATCGGGTCTTGCTATAACCAGACCGAGCCAATCTTCAACCCCTCTCGATCATCATCCTATGCCAACATATCTTGCTCCGCGCCATCTTGCATTCAGCTTCCTTCTGGCACAG ATCAGCTAACTGGCTGCAGCGGATCCACATGCGTCTACGGGGCGTCATACGGTGACGCGTCCTTCACGGATGGGTTCTTTGCCACGGAAACGCTGACCCTAACCCCGACGGATGTTATTACCAACTTCGAATTCGGTTGTGGCGAGAACAACCAAGGGACATTCGATGGTTTCGCCGGACTCCTTGGGCTCGCCCGAGACCCAGTATCGATCATAGAGCAAAGCGCGACCCAGTATGGCCGATACTTCTCATACTGCCTTCCTCGTTCAACTAGCTGCACCGGGTACTTGACTTTTGGAAGGGGCACAGTCACATCTGCCTCGTTGAACTTCACGCCGATGGTGACAATCGCACAGAATCCGCTCTTTTACGGCATCAACATAACAGGAATCAGCGTAGGAGGGAACCCACTTTCCATACCGTCGACTGTATTTTCCAATGCCGGCGCAATCATAGACTCGGGGACCACGTTGACGAGTTTGCCTCCAACTGCGTACACCGCCCTCCAGTCGGCATTCCAAAAGGCAATGGCGAATTACACGAGTGCGCCTCCAATTTATCCGTTTGACACTTGCTATGACTTCAGTATGTTTAGTACCATCACCGTCCCAGTGATCACATTCTCTTTCGATGGGCCGATTAACGTGGATTTGGATTGGAGCGGGATGTTTTACTGGGTGAATGCGTCGGAAGTTTGTCTAGCATTTGTGGCCAACAACGCAGATACGGATGGAGTCATCTATGGCAACACACAGCAGAGGACATTTGAGGTGATCTATGATGTGCCCGGAGGACAAATTGGGTTTGGTGCCCAGGGCTGTTCCTAA